The Oncorhynchus kisutch isolate 150728-3 linkage group LG14, Okis_V2, whole genome shotgun sequence genomic sequence AAGGGTGAGGAGGGCAGGCTGCTCAGATCAGGAAATGGTTGTTAGATACTTTCCCAGTATGATTATATGTGCATGTAAAATGTTATTTTGTACAGTCTAGAATATCACAGCCATGTAGCCCAAACTGATTTGATAGACTCCATATAACCCAACCCAGTCAGGCCTGACAGACTCTATGACTTTGGCATTGTAACTCAAGACACTCCCCTACTGTGAGCCTTTGTGGCAATGTTGTTCCCTTTTTGACCCCACAACCCCACACTAGTCCACACCTCCTTACCTTTCAACTCCCGTCTGTCCCGGCAACTCTGCAGGACGGCATCCAGGTGACGGAAAGTGGGAAGTTCCACATCGCCCCTGAGGGCTTCCTGGAGGTCAAGGACGTGGGTCTAGCCGATGGCGGACGCTACGAGTGTGTCGCCCGGAACCCCATTGGCTACCAGTCTGCCACCATGGTGCTCACCGTCCTAGGTAAGACATAGCTAGAGTATGGTAAGCTATGCTAACACTAGTCGTGGAGAACTATAGGCTCTGCAAGCTTTGGTtccagccctgctctaacacaTCTGATTCAGATGTGTTTTTGCTGGGCTAGACCCAAAGCCTTCACTCACCCTACCACTCGCCCAGCCAAGGTTTTGTGATGGCTGTACTGCAGTTGTTGTAACATGTAACACTATGGGTTGGGCCTACTCCTCAGCTCTAGCCCCAGTGTTGCTTATTTGCCATGGCCTGCCTGCGTGCTGTCTTGTGGCAGATGCGAGCTAGCATGCTGCCAGTGTACTGTGACCATAATGGGTTGATGTTGGACAGGTCTGCAGCCCACACGTCAGACACTCAATGTTTTACATGGCACGCTATAGAACTACACTAGAGTCTGCCAGAAATGTGTTCTGTTCTCTCCAGTCTTCAGGGTTGCGATACACATGTACAGTTGCGCCCAGCCCTATATGGGGCAATCAGCCAGTTAACTTGCTGTCCGGGTAGAGGATTTTAAAACCTTTAGTTGAACTCATGTTAACTCATGCTGTCGTTACCCATGACACACTGGATGACATATGCAGTTGAAACATGGGATCATTCTATCACTCTATCGTTTTATTATCGgtatttgttgctttttaaacTGGTTGTGACAGCAGTGCCTCTCTGTTTGCAGTGCCTCCAATGAGTAGGCAAGGGGACACCTTTGTGACCTCGTCTATTGAAGAGGCCATCCGCAACGTGGACAGTGCCATCGAATCCACCAGGAGGCATCTGTTTGATGGGTAAGTTAATTGCCTTTTTTAGGCCGAAGGTTGGAATCAAACTTATGATACTGAGCTTCGTTGCGTTATCAATTCAGAACTGATGATGTGTTTAACAGGAGCATGTTtccatacacgcacacacacgcacacacacacacgcacgcacacacacacgcacgcactcacgcacacacacacacacacacacacacacacacacacacacacacacagccagttaGCTGGGGATTTCCAGCTCTGTTCTAATGACAAGCCCAGGAAGAGAAGTTGCCTCTGGGCCCACAGAGCTCAGTGAGTTCTATGTCACGTGTCCTTATGCTCTGCGACTGGCTGGCACGTCCAGGGATCCTTTGAAGGCTTTTTACCAAAAGTATGACTAGCATATCAAACATTTTTGATTTGGATGCTTTAAATACTACTTATTTATTTTAAGAGTTGTTATTAAGGAGGAAACGGGAATGTGCTTTGCAACATTGGCCATGTATGCCTCTCAACGATAGCCATTGGTTTTGATTTGGGGTTAGATGTGACACCTGTAGAGGAAGCACATGATATTGCCCTGCCTGGCTTGGACTGACCCAATGCGTgtatgcattgtgtgtgtgtgtgtgtgtgtgtgtgtgtgtgtgtgtgtgtgtgtgtttgtgtgtccgtgCATGCGTGCCATGGTTTATGAAGGCTTCGTTCAAAGCACCTCATAAATAACGATGCAGTCATTGGGATGGTATGATAGAAATGTGATGCCCATATAAGGAAGTGAAAGCAGGTTTATTCACACACCTATACTTGAGATGGATTATGAGGTCAACTAGCTAGTGTTTAGTTTTTTCACTCCCACCCGTTTGTTATCGGTGAGGAGAATGTGCGTGTTGAGAGGAGTTTTATTGACTGTGCTTGTCTGAAGTCTTTCATCTGCTCATGTCATTTGGATCAGGAAGGATGTTTTCACCATTCACTCCTGTTAGACAGATTAGAGTTGTTTTCCCTGGCAAGAAAAAATAAGGGATGTAAACATTTCCATCTCCCTTTGTCTCTATCCTAAAGACTTGCAGGTGCAGGATACACAGAAATCAGCATATGGCAAACAAGTCAGAAATAATAACTCTGTAAAACTATAATTGAAGCATTACTGTAAACAGACGTTTATTTGTTCTCCATGGTGAGTGATACtgtaataatctctctctctcgctctgtctctctctctctctctctctctctctctctctctctgtctctctctgtctctgtctctctgtctctctctctctctctctctgtctctctctctctctctctctgtctctgtctctttctccccatctcaaTGTAGAAATCCTCGTACCCCTGGCGAGTTGCTCGCCCTATTCCGTTACCCCAGGGACCCCTACACGGTGGAGCAGGCTCGGGCGGGGGAGATCTTCGAGCAGACCCTGCTCCTCATCCAGAACCACGTCAACCAAGGCCTCATGGTCGACACCAATGGCACAGGTCAGACAACAGACACAGCCTTATGGAGTAAAGATGACCGTCTCCGTGCTACTTTAGGTTGATTCTGAAAACATCCCTGGATGTAGATCAATGTGTTAGACATCTGCATTACATTTTCTTCTCTTTCTGACCCGGGGCCAGTGAGATAACCACTGAGCAGTTGACTGGATGGTCATAAAGTATTTTACTACTCATGCGTCATCCTGCATAATGGCAGCCGAATGTGGTCAGTTGCCACGGGTGAAAGCCATCCCAGGTTTGGCAGGTCCAGATGAGGTGTCCAATGACCCAAACAAGGAGACTGGTCCTCCATATTAAGGATTTATGGTACATAAAATGCTCATGTTAATGTGGCTAAGGTTTAACAGCCATGCCGGCTCAATGGACCAGTTGTGTGAGTTAGTGGAGAACACTGTCTGATGTAAGGCCCAGTGGACCCTGTGGTGCTACAGGcatcagatgagagagagagagagacagagagtgaggcaGGCACAGTGTTTTCACTGGTTATGACAACAGTCAAGTGTTCATTGTTACACTGGCCCCTAACTTTTGCCCGTCAGCAAAAACAATGTAGCCTGTTTGGTTTATGTCTATGTGACCTGGCACACCCCCAGCACTGCTACCCTGCAGGTTGTGTATGGCTGGATCGATTCTGTGAGTGACCAGAGAGGTGGGATTTTGTGGGCGATGGGAGGGGTCGTGGTGGGTGTTACTGTTTGCTCCGCTAGCTGACTGCTGACAGGAAGTCTCACTTTTACCCATTGATTTGAGCTacacaaggcacacacacacacacacacacactggagctgTAGCTCTGACATGTCCCAGCGAGTCAGGACATGTCAGAGGAAAACTCCAGTCTGTGCCCTCAGGATGCAGGTTTAGATTGCCAGGGCAAACATTAATAGCCTACATGCTGCAATCAGCAGTCTCCTCTGTTAGTTGGAAATATAACGTTAATGTAGCAGTGTAGTACACAGCCTTATATCCTGACTAAAACCTCTTTTCCCTGCCTCCATCCCCAGCGTTCCGCTACAATGACCTGGTGTCCCCTCACTTCCTGGATGTGATCGCTAACCTATCAGGCTGCACTGCCCACCGCCGCTTCAACAACTGTTCTGACATCTGCTTCCACCAGAAGTACCGCAGCCACGACGGCACCTGCAACAACCTGCAGCACCCCATGTGGGGCGCCTCCCTCACCGCCTTCCAGCGCCTCCTCAAGTCGGTCTACGACAACGGCTTCAACCTGCCACGCGGCGCCAGCGGCCGGCAGCAGCACGGCCATGCCCTGCCCCTGCCCCGCCTCGTCTCCACCACCATGATCGGCACGGAGACCGTCACCCCGGACGACCGCTACACCCACATGCTGATGCAATGGGGGCAGTTCCTGGACCACGATCTGGATTCCACCGTTGCCGCCCTCAGCCAGTCACGTTTCTCCGACGGCCAGCTGTGCACTAACGTGTGCACCAACGACGCACCCTGCTTCCCCATCCAGTTCCCCCCGGGGGACCCTCGGCAGGCGCGCAGCGGGGCACGCTGCATGTTCTTCGTGCGCTCCAGCCCCGTCTGCGGCAGCGGTATGACGTCCCTCCTCATGAACAGCGTGTTTCCACGGGAACAGATCAACCAGCTGACGTCATACATCGACGCGTCCAACGTGTACGGCAGCTCACGCCACGAGTCGGAGGAGGTCCGCGACCTGGCCAGTCAGAGGGGTCTGCTGAGGCAGGGCATCGTCCAACGCTCTGGGAAGCCCCTGCTACCCTTCGCCACGGGGCCCCCGACAGAGTGTATGAGGGATGAGAACGAGAGCCCCATCCCCTGCTTTCTGGCCGGAGACCACAGGGCCAACGAGCAGCTGGGTCTGACATCCATGCACACAGTGTGGTTCAGGGAACACAACCGCGTGGCTACAGAGCTGCTCCGACTCAACCCACACTGGGACGGAGACACCATCTACCACGAAGCAAGGAAGATTGTTGGCGCACAGATGCAGCACATCACCTACAATCACTGGCTGCCCAAGGTGAGAACCTGCACTTCTCTCCCTCATAATATAAATCTACTTCTTTCTCATACTCTAACATAGGGTTTTGTGAAAGGTCTTCAGATTGATGAAAGGTACTGTGTCTGTAAGTAAttaaaagtatgatgttgactataatattgatgatgatgatgatttcaCCCCCTCCCTCAGGTCCTGGGTGACGCGGGGATGAAGCTGATTGGTGACTACCGCGGCTACAACCCCAACGTCAACGCCGGCATCCTCAACGCCTTCGCCACGGCCGCCTTCCGCTTCGGACACACCCTCATCAACCCCATCCTGTACCGGTTGGATGAGAACTTCCAGCCCATCCCCCAAGGCCACATCTCCCTACACCGCGCCTTCTTCTCTCCCTTCCGCATCGTCAATGAAGGGGGCATTGACCCCCTGCTGCGGGGCCTGTTCGGAGTGGCGGGGAAGATGCGCGTGTCGACCCAGCTGTTGAACACGGAGCTGACGGAGAGGCTGTTCTCCATGGCCCACTCCGTGGCGCTGGACCTGGCCGCCATGAACATCCAGAGAGGAAGGGATCACGGGATACCGCCCTACAACGACTACCGGACCTTCTGTAACCTGACCTCGGCACAGAGCTTTGATGACCTGAGGAACGAGATCAAGAACCCCCAAGTCAGGGAGAAGCTACAGAGGTATGTTAGCTATGAGGCTTTCAGGAAACTCACCCCTGGATAAATCAAGGTTAAATTACTGTATTACCTTATCAAAAACAATCtgtacttttctctctctccaggctatACGGCACTCCCCTGAACATCGACCTGTTCCCTGCTCTGATGGCTGAGGACCTAGTTCCTGGGAGCCGGCTGGGGCCCACCCTTATGTGTCTGCTGGCTGCCCAGTTCAAACGACTCAGAGACGGGGACCGGTGAGCTCACATCCCCTCAGCTACCAATTCTAGTCAGATTACTTTTTCCCTCCCTTTCAGAAGGATGAGATAGTTACAGAAGGGTAGCCTTTGTATTTATGGTGTGTTTACAGATAACTAGTGTAACCTTCCCTCCTCCTGGTGCTACCAGGTTTTGGTATGAAAACCCAGGTGTGTTCACCCCGGCCCAGCTGACCCAGCTGAAGCAGGCGTCTCTGACAAGGGTGCTGTGTGACAACGGTGACAACATCACCCGTATCCAGCAGGACGTGTTCAACGTGGCAGAGCTGCCCCACGGATACGGCAGCTGTGATGACATCCCCAACATTGACCTGCGCATGTGGCAGGACTGCTGCGAAGGTGGGTCACATGGAATATAAAACACGTTATTCACATTGATGCTGTGTCTTGAAGGACTCCTTCTTCCCTAGATAGTCCACTACATTTTGCCATAGACataagctgtgttcgaatactcatactaaccacactaccatactatttgtgacgtGAATTGACTATagagtatgcttattggtcatagtatggatatacagttgaagtctgaagtttacatacaccgtagccaaatacatttaagctcagcatttcacaattcctgacatttaatcctagtaaaaattccctgtcttaggtcagttaggatcaccactttattttaagaatgtgaaatgtcagaataatagtagagatgatgatttatttcagtttttagttctttcatcacattcccagtgggtcagaagtttacatacactcaattagt encodes the following:
- the LOC109903921 gene encoding peroxidasin isoform X1, encoding MALWTGQVVSPFVVAVALILVASGPQPVYSCPSRCLCFRTTVRCMHLNLETVPAVAPSTTILDLRFNKIKDLQSGSFKRLKNLNTLLLNNNHIRRIPRGTFEDLENLKYLYLYKNEIQSIDRQAFKGLVSLEQLYLHFNNIESLEPESFTQLPKLERLFLHNNRITHLVLGTFSHLQSMKRLRLDSNTLNCDCELLWLADLLKQYAESGNAQAAATCDYPSRLQGRSVATLTAEELNCEVPRITSEPQDVDVTSGNTVYFTCRAEGNPKPQIIWLRNNNALNMHDDSRLNLLEDGTLMIQDTRETDQGVYQCMAKNVAGEVKTSQVTLRYFGAPSRPSFVIQPQNTEVLVGESITLECSATGQPQPRVSWTKGDRTPLPTDARINITPSGGLFIQNVVQADGGQYTCFASNNVDTIHATAHIIVQATPQFTVTPHDQLVLEGHTVDFTCEASGYPQPVIAWTRGGSPLPQDRRHLVLSSGTLRIARVAPQDEGQYECQAVSPLGTVRTAVQLNIQQRVTPVFTNAPRDVTAESGTDVQIPCRAQGQPEPVLTWNKDGIQVTESGKFHIAPEGFLEVKDVGLADGGRYECVARNPIGYQSATMVLTVLVPPMSRQGDTFVTSSIEEAIRNVDSAIESTRRHLFDGNPRTPGELLALFRYPRDPYTVEQARAGEIFEQTLLLIQNHVNQGLMVDTNGTAFRYNDLVSPHFLDVIANLSGCTAHRRFNNCSDICFHQKYRSHDGTCNNLQHPMWGASLTAFQRLLKSVYDNGFNLPRGASGRQQHGHALPLPRLVSTTMIGTETVTPDDRYTHMLMQWGQFLDHDLDSTVAALSQSRFSDGQLCTNVCTNDAPCFPIQFPPGDPRQARSGARCMFFVRSSPVCGSGMTSLLMNSVFPREQINQLTSYIDASNVYGSSRHESEEVRDLASQRGLLRQGIVQRSGKPLLPFATGPPTECMRDENESPIPCFLAGDHRANEQLGLTSMHTVWFREHNRVATELLRLNPHWDGDTIYHEARKIVGAQMQHITYNHWLPKVLGDAGMKLIGDYRGYNPNVNAGILNAFATAAFRFGHTLINPILYRLDENFQPIPQGHISLHRAFFSPFRIVNEGGIDPLLRGLFGVAGKMRVSTQLLNTELTERLFSMAHSVALDLAAMNIQRGRDHGIPPYNDYRTFCNLTSAQSFDDLRNEIKNPQVREKLQRLYGTPLNIDLFPALMAEDLVPGSRLGPTLMCLLAAQFKRLRDGDRFWYENPGVFTPAQLTQLKQASLTRVLCDNGDNITRIQQDVFNVAELPHGYGSCDDIPNIDLRMWQDCCEDCRTKGQFNALSYHFRGRRSVDQSSAEKKPANSIQQNISPAEDATENLVNVTLTSHQSTEPSLNDFQDFVVDMQKTITSLRKQIKRLEARLSKTDCTDAAGRERSDGERWKNDPCSTCECKGAQVTCLVESCPPVECQRPVKLKGACCPVCHNQGEGAASNSHTQTEKQAPGSHQHV
- the LOC109903921 gene encoding peroxidasin isoform X2; this encodes MALWTGQVVSPFVVAVALILVASGPQPVYSCPSRCLCFRTTVRCMHLNLETVPAVAPSTTILDLRFNKIKDLQSGSFKRLKNLNTLLLNNNHIRRIPRGTFEDLENLKYLYLHFNNIESLEPESFTQLPKLERLFLHNNRITHLVLGTFSHLQSMKRLRLDSNTLNCDCELLWLADLLKQYAESGNAQAAATCDYPSRLQGRSVATLTAEELNCEVPRITSEPQDVDVTSGNTVYFTCRAEGNPKPQIIWLRNNNALNMHDDSRLNLLEDGTLMIQDTRETDQGVYQCMAKNVAGEVKTSQVTLRYFGAPSRPSFVIQPQNTEVLVGESITLECSATGQPQPRVSWTKGDRTPLPTDARINITPSGGLFIQNVVQADGGQYTCFASNNVDTIHATAHIIVQATPQFTVTPHDQLVLEGHTVDFTCEASGYPQPVIAWTRGGSPLPQDRRHLVLSSGTLRIARVAPQDEGQYECQAVSPLGTVRTAVQLNIQQRVTPVFTNAPRDVTAESGTDVQIPCRAQGQPEPVLTWNKDGIQVTESGKFHIAPEGFLEVKDVGLADGGRYECVARNPIGYQSATMVLTVLVPPMSRQGDTFVTSSIEEAIRNVDSAIESTRRHLFDGNPRTPGELLALFRYPRDPYTVEQARAGEIFEQTLLLIQNHVNQGLMVDTNGTAFRYNDLVSPHFLDVIANLSGCTAHRRFNNCSDICFHQKYRSHDGTCNNLQHPMWGASLTAFQRLLKSVYDNGFNLPRGASGRQQHGHALPLPRLVSTTMIGTETVTPDDRYTHMLMQWGQFLDHDLDSTVAALSQSRFSDGQLCTNVCTNDAPCFPIQFPPGDPRQARSGARCMFFVRSSPVCGSGMTSLLMNSVFPREQINQLTSYIDASNVYGSSRHESEEVRDLASQRGLLRQGIVQRSGKPLLPFATGPPTECMRDENESPIPCFLAGDHRANEQLGLTSMHTVWFREHNRVATELLRLNPHWDGDTIYHEARKIVGAQMQHITYNHWLPKVLGDAGMKLIGDYRGYNPNVNAGILNAFATAAFRFGHTLINPILYRLDENFQPIPQGHISLHRAFFSPFRIVNEGGIDPLLRGLFGVAGKMRVSTQLLNTELTERLFSMAHSVALDLAAMNIQRGRDHGIPPYNDYRTFCNLTSAQSFDDLRNEIKNPQVREKLQRLYGTPLNIDLFPALMAEDLVPGSRLGPTLMCLLAAQFKRLRDGDRFWYENPGVFTPAQLTQLKQASLTRVLCDNGDNITRIQQDVFNVAELPHGYGSCDDIPNIDLRMWQDCCEDCRTKGQFNALSYHFRGRRSVDQSSAEKKPANSIQQNISPAEDATENLVNVTLTSHQSTEPSLNDFQDFVVDMQKTITSLRKQIKRLEARLSKTDCTDAAGRERSDGERWKNDPCSTCECKGAQVTCLVESCPPVECQRPVKLKGACCPVCHNQGEGAASNSHTQTEKQAPGSHQHV